In Actinomadura citrea, a single window of DNA contains:
- a CDS encoding carbohydrate kinase family protein: MTVVTLGAHILDVLARPVEGIPDGQDTVVVEQIRVTAAGAAAGTAVALARLGNEVVSVGAIGDDDLGDLLVTIMTREGVDVRGLVRRSADQTSASILPIRPDGGRPSFHVPGANLTLTADAVGPGLLAAASAVHLGGPDVTFGLNDPAFFAVLAAAREAGTVVTMDLLSNMPDLLDGAAAFLPHVDHFLPNGEQAALMTGEDDPEKAAAALLARGPGTVVVTLGGDGSLVATAEGAHRLPALPVEVVDTTGCGDAYCAGFITGLTHGKDVLEAARWGTAAAATVAQGLGSDAGLTDLDAVLALLD; the protein is encoded by the coding sequence ATGACCGTCGTCACTCTCGGCGCGCACATCCTGGACGTGCTCGCCCGCCCGGTCGAGGGCATCCCGGACGGCCAGGACACCGTCGTCGTCGAGCAGATCCGGGTGACCGCGGCGGGCGCCGCCGCCGGGACCGCCGTCGCCCTGGCCCGCCTCGGCAACGAGGTCGTCTCGGTCGGCGCGATCGGCGACGACGACCTCGGCGACCTGCTGGTCACGATCATGACGCGCGAGGGCGTGGACGTGCGCGGGCTCGTCCGGCGGTCGGCCGACCAGACCAGCGCGTCGATCCTGCCGATCCGGCCGGACGGCGGGCGGCCGAGCTTCCACGTCCCCGGCGCGAACCTGACCCTCACCGCGGACGCGGTCGGGCCGGGCCTGCTGGCCGCGGCGAGCGCCGTGCACCTCGGCGGCCCCGACGTCACCTTCGGCCTCAACGACCCGGCCTTCTTCGCCGTGCTCGCCGCCGCCCGCGAGGCCGGCACCGTCGTGACGATGGACCTGCTGTCCAACATGCCCGACCTGCTGGACGGCGCCGCCGCGTTCCTCCCCCACGTCGACCACTTCCTGCCGAACGGCGAGCAGGCCGCCCTCATGACCGGCGAGGACGACCCGGAGAAGGCCGCCGCCGCGCTGCTCGCGCGGGGGCCGGGCACGGTCGTCGTCACGCTCGGCGGGGACGGCAGCCTCGTCGCCACCGCCGAGGGCGCGCACCGGCTGCCGGCGCTGCCCGTCGAGGTGGTCGACACGACCGGCTGCGGCGACGCGTACTGCGCGGGGTTCATCACCGGCCTCACGCACGGCAAGGACGTGCTGGAGGCCGCGCGCTGGGGCACCGCGGCGGCGGCCACCGTCGCCCAAGGGCTCGGCTCCGACGCCGGCCTCACCGACCTGGACGCGGTCCTCGCCCTGCTGGACTGA
- a CDS encoding ACT domain-containing protein, with the protein MLLRIRVRLPDRPGSLGQVARTLGAAGADVVQMAVLERDNGRAMDDFTVAWPAGADSERLAGGLGTVPGVEVVGIWPTAEPQGAFPDAAVIGQVAAVPERGLEILADAVPAILSADWAGLAELKGEDEAVLVHASAGGEPGAVLPELRPLRPRAFTAQDGTRFAVCPLAAGGVALVVARTGAPPFHRTEVFRLEQLAGAANAVLHRVRGAAPL; encoded by the coding sequence ATGTTGCTGCGGATAAGGGTGCGGCTGCCGGACCGTCCCGGTTCGCTGGGACAGGTCGCGCGCACCCTGGGCGCGGCGGGCGCGGACGTCGTCCAGATGGCGGTGCTGGAGCGCGACAACGGCCGGGCGATGGACGACTTCACCGTCGCGTGGCCCGCGGGGGCCGACTCCGAGCGGCTGGCCGGGGGGCTCGGAACGGTGCCGGGGGTGGAGGTCGTCGGGATCTGGCCGACCGCCGAGCCGCAGGGCGCCTTCCCCGACGCGGCCGTGATCGGCCAGGTCGCCGCCGTCCCGGAGCGCGGCCTGGAGATCCTCGCCGACGCGGTCCCGGCCATCCTGAGCGCCGACTGGGCGGGCCTCGCCGAGCTGAAGGGGGAGGACGAGGCGGTCCTGGTGCACGCCAGCGCCGGCGGCGAGCCGGGCGCCGTCCTGCCGGAGCTGCGGCCGCTGCGGCCGCGCGCGTTCACGGCGCAGGACGGCACGCGGTTCGCGGTCTGCCCGCTCGCCGCGGGCGGGGTCGCGCTGGTGGTCGCCCGGACGGGCGCGCCGCCGTTCCACCGGACGGAGGTGTTCCGGCTGGAGCAGCTCGCCGGCGCCGCGAACGCCGTCCTGCACCGTGTCCGCGGCGCGGCCCCGCTCTGA
- the grpE gene encoding nucleotide exchange factor GrpE — protein MSRDGEPPVSEASGAGPEPGRAGNAGNAGAGDAGAVLHAEVRDALAGLTARLDRERERAEHREAVIDRLHEENQRLRRGELQAMLEPVRAALYRLHDQARRESDRLRAPDLTEAPDPRRTAVLLAAVADDVADALARLGVERFTVEPGAPYDASRHRPVAVTPVDDPVADGTVTTVQSDGFEQSGKVLRKAAVSVGRLAEPAPAGEAAHNGQTTNSG, from the coding sequence GTGTCGAGGGACGGGGAACCCCCAGTCAGCGAAGCCTCCGGTGCCGGGCCCGAGCCGGGGCGCGCCGGGAACGCCGGGAACGCCGGGGCGGGAGACGCCGGCGCGGTGCTGCACGCCGAGGTGCGGGACGCCCTCGCCGGGCTCACCGCCCGCCTCGACCGCGAGCGGGAGCGCGCGGAGCACCGCGAGGCGGTCATCGACCGGCTGCACGAGGAGAACCAGCGGCTGCGGCGCGGGGAGCTGCAGGCGATGCTGGAGCCCGTCCGCGCGGCGCTTTACCGGCTGCACGACCAGGCGCGCCGCGAGTCCGACCGGCTCCGCGCACCCGATCTCACCGAGGCGCCCGACCCGCGGCGGACGGCGGTGCTGCTGGCCGCGGTGGCCGACGACGTCGCCGACGCGCTCGCGCGGCTCGGCGTCGAGCGGTTCACCGTCGAGCCGGGCGCCCCCTACGACGCGTCCCGGCACCGTCCGGTCGCGGTCACGCCGGTCGACGACCCCGTGGCGGACGGCACCGTCACGACCGTGCAGTCCGACGGGTTCGAGCAGAGCGGGAAGGTGCTGCGCAAGGCGGCGGTCAGCGTCGGCAGGCTCGCCGAGCCGGCGCCCGCCGGCGAGGCGGCGCACAACGGACAGACGACGAACAGCGGGTGA
- a CDS encoding Hsp70 family protein, whose translation MAVYGIDLGTTYSCIASIDDVGRPAVQRNLEGTDTTPSVVFFESGENVVVGQTAKDTAVLEPDKVVSLIKRDMGRDVTRPVHGIDFTPEEVSAFILLKLATDARTTTGEEARDVVITVPAYFGVAERDATRKAGRIAGLNVIDIVSEPIAAAITYGVLNPESDRTILVYDLGGGTFDTTVIALREGHIEVVCTDGDHELGGADWDARLVEHLAERFRAEHPGAGDPLDDRQTEQQLRRDAEDAKKALTTRTSHTVRVMHGGRVASVEVTREKLEELTKDLLDRTVEITGRTLATAAEKGVEDYDDLVLVGGSTKMPVVAARLQTELGLAPRLQDPDLAVAKGAALYAFEETYRRLVREGAAERAEEMANRAGLSAEQQRQIAGRQIRTVASHAFGIVVVDRDTGAESVAHLVHANDELPAAKTEDFFTVYDDQASADIRVMEQAGVVESADLIDNTEIATGEIRVPPGKKAGWPIGVTFALDSSGLLNVTAMEKETGERLELKVDVGGMSEEEVERSRKALSRVQVS comes from the coding sequence ATGGCCGTCTACGGGATCGACCTGGGAACGACGTACTCCTGCATTGCCTCCATCGACGATGTGGGCCGGCCCGCCGTCCAGCGGAACCTGGAGGGCACCGACACCACCCCGTCGGTCGTGTTCTTCGAGAGCGGCGAGAACGTCGTCGTCGGCCAGACCGCGAAGGACACCGCGGTCCTGGAGCCCGACAAGGTCGTCAGCCTGATCAAGCGGGACATGGGCCGGGACGTCACGCGCCCCGTCCACGGGATCGACTTCACTCCCGAGGAGGTGTCGGCGTTCATCCTGCTGAAGCTGGCCACTGACGCGCGCACCACGACGGGCGAGGAGGCCCGCGACGTGGTCATCACCGTCCCGGCCTACTTCGGCGTGGCCGAGCGCGACGCGACCCGCAAGGCGGGCCGCATCGCGGGGCTGAACGTCATCGACATCGTGTCCGAGCCGATCGCCGCCGCGATCACCTACGGCGTCCTCAACCCCGAGAGCGACCGCACGATCCTGGTGTACGACCTCGGCGGCGGGACGTTCGACACCACGGTCATCGCGCTGCGCGAGGGCCACATCGAGGTGGTGTGCACCGACGGCGACCACGAGCTCGGCGGCGCCGACTGGGACGCCCGGCTCGTGGAGCACCTGGCCGAGCGGTTCCGCGCCGAGCACCCGGGCGCCGGCGACCCGCTGGACGACCGGCAGACCGAGCAGCAGCTGCGCCGCGACGCCGAGGACGCCAAGAAGGCCCTCACCACCCGCACGTCCCACACCGTCCGGGTGATGCACGGCGGGCGGGTCGCCTCGGTCGAGGTGACGCGGGAGAAGCTGGAGGAGCTGACCAAGGACCTCCTCGACCGCACCGTGGAGATCACCGGCCGGACGCTGGCGACCGCCGCCGAGAAGGGCGTGGAGGACTACGACGACCTCGTCCTCGTCGGCGGCTCCACGAAGATGCCGGTCGTCGCGGCGCGGCTGCAGACCGAGCTCGGCCTCGCCCCCCGCCTCCAGGACCCCGACCTCGCGGTCGCCAAGGGCGCCGCCCTGTACGCGTTCGAGGAGACCTACCGGCGGCTCGTCCGGGAGGGCGCCGCCGAGCGCGCCGAGGAGATGGCGAACCGGGCGGGCCTGTCGGCCGAGCAGCAGCGGCAGATCGCCGGGCGGCAGATCAGGACGGTCGCCTCGCACGCGTTCGGGATCGTGGTCGTCGACCGGGACACCGGCGCCGAGAGCGTCGCGCACCTCGTGCACGCCAACGACGAGCTGCCCGCCGCCAAGACCGAGGACTTCTTCACCGTCTACGACGACCAGGCCTCGGCCGACATCCGGGTGATGGAGCAGGCCGGCGTGGTGGAGTCCGCCGACCTGATCGACAACACCGAGATCGCGACCGGGGAGATCCGCGTCCCGCCGGGCAAGAAGGCGGGCTGGCCGATCGGGGTGACGTTCGCGCTCGACTCCTCCGGCCTGCTGAACGTCACGGCCATGGAGAAGGAGACCGGCGAGCGGCTGGAGCTGAAGGTGGACGTCGGCGGCATGTCGGAGGAGGAGGTCGAGCGCTCCCGCAAGGCCCTCTCCCGGGTCCAGGTCAGCTGA
- a CDS encoding TRAFAC clade GTPase domain-containing protein — protein sequence MTRPLARVGIPGVPSRQGITCPYCFASVAPQRILFRCRGQSGRRQGCVPVLDERLAEYTGSTAGASLPPAFAAPGRKGRADCPGCGLPTGNRACPECHNPLPSAYCDSPGRIVALVGAKNAGKSTYIAVLLHELMNRVGTELDASLVACDDRTIERYKRDFARPLLEERRLLPTTPSAATGPREPLVYLLTRTRARKGRFSRPRNDSLALVLFDTAGEDLRSREATDLHLRYLEAADAIIFLVDPLELPGARPGVLDAVPGPRAGGDDPGGEPLDVIARVTEALRLRHGTRPGEPLPVPVAVALTKIDVLRPGLLRQSALHRSRSGQGVLDLDDRDAVNEQVRALLHDWQAGRLDTYLGQQYADHALFGLSALGGVPEEGRVGAGGVRPYRAEDPLLWLLYRFGMLDGVRPEGA from the coding sequence ATGACGAGACCCCTGGCCCGGGTGGGAATCCCCGGCGTGCCGTCCCGGCAGGGCATCACCTGCCCCTACTGCTTCGCCTCCGTCGCGCCGCAGCGGATCCTGTTCCGGTGCCGGGGGCAGTCCGGGCGGCGGCAGGGCTGCGTCCCCGTCCTGGACGAGCGGCTGGCCGAGTACACCGGGTCGACGGCGGGGGCGTCGCTGCCGCCGGCGTTCGCCGCGCCCGGGCGCAAGGGCCGGGCCGACTGCCCCGGGTGCGGGCTGCCGACCGGGAACCGCGCCTGCCCCGAGTGCCACAACCCGCTGCCGTCGGCGTACTGCGACTCCCCCGGCCGCATCGTCGCGCTCGTCGGGGCGAAGAACGCCGGGAAGAGCACCTACATCGCCGTCCTGCTGCACGAGTTGATGAACCGGGTCGGGACGGAGCTGGACGCGTCGCTGGTCGCGTGCGACGACCGGACCATCGAGCGCTACAAGCGCGACTTCGCCCGGCCCCTGCTGGAGGAGCGGCGGCTGCTGCCGACGACGCCGAGCGCCGCGACCGGCCCGCGCGAGCCGCTGGTGTACCTGCTCACCCGGACCCGGGCTCGCAAGGGCCGCTTCTCCCGCCCCCGCAACGACTCGCTCGCGCTGGTGCTGTTCGACACCGCGGGCGAGGACCTGCGCAGCCGCGAGGCCACCGACCTGCACCTGCGGTACCTGGAGGCCGCCGACGCGATCATCTTCCTGGTCGACCCGCTGGAGCTGCCCGGCGCGCGGCCGGGCGTGCTGGACGCGGTGCCGGGCCCGCGTGCGGGCGGGGACGATCCGGGCGGGGAGCCGCTGGACGTCATCGCGCGCGTCACCGAGGCCCTGCGGCTGCGGCACGGCACCCGTCCGGGCGAGCCGCTGCCCGTCCCGGTCGCGGTCGCGCTCACCAAGATCGACGTGCTGCGGCCGGGGCTGCTGCGCCAGTCGGCGCTGCACCGGTCGCGGTCCGGGCAGGGCGTCCTCGACCTCGACGACAGGGACGCGGTGAACGAGCAGGTCCGCGCGCTCCTGCACGACTGGCAGGCCGGGCGGCTCGACACCTACCTCGGGCAGCAGTACGCCGACCACGCGCTGTTCGGCCTGTCGGCGCTCGGCGGCGTCCCGGAGGAGGGGCGCGTCGGCGCGGGCGGCGTCCGGCCGTACCGGGCGGAGGATCCGCTGCTGTGGCTGCTGTACCGGTTCGGGATGCTCGACGGCGTCCGCCCGGAAGGGGCGTAG
- a CDS encoding TRAFAC clade GTPase domain-containing protein, whose translation MNPVIVLLLIAVWLGAMWLGFMYVFPVLFAATLVVAGAAALGVYYLHACRTLAPSTLEGPSPVAEPAVAYRHYLLGQVWRDWWTISRTVVPQVYRTARSVVLSLTRTLLGGPWGFFVFPVWLALCAGIVAAAVPASVFVLALTVLYGLVASVGLAAWLACVLVLAAVERVFMGYGRILQTCPHPFCYERIGLPEYACPSCGARHRRLSPGAGGAFRHVCRCGARLPTTVPLGRFRLAAYCPHCGGRLPERIGRVRVEPLPFVGGPAAGKTTFMVLGIRALHARARAVHGRLSFVEQRHAQAYAGAIREFQRGGRLAKTGPELPLATMVDVELPGRARRILYLFDPAGEHYTGATEVESLRYLDHSEALLFVVDPFALPQLRRSLTGDEREFVDEAAASSEEDPADTLQRVLNELRSRPDQGRQKRVAVVVTKTDLLLRTEIGRSLDPGADPREWLDRVGLGNTVRTLDQVAAQVRYFASGLGTEPAAVADLLGWVTGLPAAGAPDGERAPADVPPEPPGTAPLRAPWPVRGRDAGRVPAGYQVGRWAVLAGVSVLTVVTIAGAVVAAAERLPF comes from the coding sequence GTGAACCCCGTGATCGTGCTGCTGCTGATCGCCGTGTGGCTGGGCGCCATGTGGCTCGGGTTCATGTACGTGTTCCCCGTGCTGTTCGCCGCGACGCTGGTCGTCGCCGGGGCCGCCGCGCTCGGCGTGTACTACCTGCACGCGTGCCGGACGCTCGCGCCGTCCACGCTGGAGGGGCCCTCGCCGGTCGCCGAGCCCGCCGTCGCCTACCGGCACTACCTGCTCGGCCAGGTGTGGCGCGACTGGTGGACGATCAGCCGCACGGTCGTCCCGCAGGTGTACCGGACGGCCCGGAGCGTGGTGCTGAGCCTGACGCGGACGCTTCTCGGCGGCCCGTGGGGGTTCTTCGTCTTCCCGGTCTGGCTGGCGCTGTGCGCGGGCATCGTCGCCGCCGCCGTTCCCGCGTCGGTGTTCGTCCTCGCGCTGACGGTCCTGTACGGGCTGGTCGCCTCGGTCGGGCTCGCGGCGTGGCTGGCGTGCGTGCTCGTCCTGGCGGCGGTCGAGCGCGTCTTCATGGGGTACGGCCGCATCCTGCAGACGTGCCCGCACCCCTTCTGCTACGAGCGGATCGGGCTGCCGGAGTACGCGTGCCCGAGCTGCGGCGCGCGGCACCGGCGCCTGTCGCCGGGGGCGGGCGGCGCGTTCCGGCACGTGTGCCGCTGCGGGGCGCGGCTTCCCACGACCGTCCCGCTCGGGCGGTTCCGCCTGGCCGCGTACTGCCCGCACTGCGGCGGGCGGCTGCCCGAGCGCATCGGGCGCGTCCGCGTGGAGCCCCTGCCGTTCGTGGGCGGACCGGCCGCCGGCAAGACCACCTTCATGGTCCTCGGCATCCGGGCCCTGCACGCGCGGGCCCGAGCCGTGCACGGGCGGCTGTCGTTCGTCGAGCAGCGGCACGCGCAGGCGTACGCGGGCGCGATACGCGAGTTCCAGCGCGGCGGGCGCCTCGCCAAGACCGGCCCCGAGCTGCCCCTGGCCACCATGGTGGACGTGGAGCTGCCCGGCCGCGCGCGGCGCATCCTCTACCTGTTCGACCCCGCGGGCGAGCACTACACGGGCGCGACGGAGGTCGAGTCGCTGCGCTACCTGGACCACAGCGAGGCGCTGCTGTTCGTCGTGGACCCGTTCGCGCTCCCCCAGCTACGCCGGTCCCTGACCGGGGACGAGAGGGAGTTCGTCGACGAGGCCGCCGCCTCGTCGGAGGAGGACCCGGCCGACACCCTCCAGCGGGTGCTGAACGAGCTGCGCTCGCGCCCCGACCAGGGGCGGCAGAAGCGCGTCGCCGTCGTCGTCACCAAGACGGACCTGCTGCTGCGCACGGAGATCGGCCGCAGCCTGGACCCGGGCGCCGACCCGCGCGAGTGGCTCGACCGCGTCGGGCTGGGCAACACCGTGCGCACCCTCGACCAGGTCGCCGCCCAGGTGCGGTACTTCGCCTCCGGCCTCGGCACCGAGCCCGCCGCCGTCGCCGACCTGCTCGGCTGGGTGACCGGACTGCCCGCCGCGGGCGCGCCGGACGGCGAACGCGCGCCCGCAGACGTCCCCCCGGAGCCGCCGGGGACGGCGCCGCTGCGCGCCCCGTGGCCGGTGCGCGGCCGGGACGCCGGCCGTGTGCCCGCCGGTTACCAGGTGGGACGCTGGGCCGTGCTCGCCGGTGTGTCGGTCCTGACCGTCGTCACGATCGCGGGCGCAGTCGTCGCGGCGGCCGAACGCCTCCCGTTCTGA
- a CDS encoding malonic semialdehyde reductase, translating into MTTTTTQSPLVLDPAAQELLFREARTANAFTGEPVGEEQVRAIYDLVRWAPTAMNAQPLRIVDVRSRGARERLVPLMSEGNRAKTATAPLTLIAAADEDFHEHLPVTFPHREGARESLRDSPARPQMARFNASLQLGYLILGIRAAGLAAGPMSGFDADAVEKEFFPEGNVRPIAVINAGRPAPDAFRPRNPRLDPAQVITTV; encoded by the coding sequence ATGACGACGACCACGACCCAGAGCCCACTGGTCCTGGACCCCGCCGCCCAGGAGCTGTTGTTCCGCGAGGCCCGCACCGCCAACGCCTTCACCGGCGAGCCGGTCGGCGAGGAGCAGGTCCGAGCGATCTACGACCTGGTCAGGTGGGCCCCGACCGCCATGAACGCCCAGCCGCTGCGGATCGTGGACGTGCGCAGCCGGGGGGCGCGCGAGCGGCTGGTCCCGCTGATGAGCGAGGGCAACCGCGCCAAGACCGCGACGGCCCCGCTCACCCTCATAGCCGCCGCCGACGAGGACTTCCACGAGCACCTGCCGGTCACGTTCCCGCACCGGGAGGGCGCCCGCGAGTCCCTGCGGGACAGCCCCGCCAGGCCGCAGATGGCCCGGTTCAACGCCTCCCTCCAGCTCGGCTACCTGATCCTCGGGATCCGCGCCGCCGGTCTCGCCGCGGGACCCATGAGCGGCTTCGACGCGGACGCCGTCGAGAAGGAGTTCTTCCCGGAGGGCAACGTCCGCCCCATCGCCGTGATCAACGCGGGCCGGCCCGCCCCGGACGCCTTCCGGCCCCGCAACCCGCGCCTCGACCCCGCGCAGGTCATCACCACCGTCTGA
- a CDS encoding multidrug effflux MFS transporter has protein sequence MTEAAPSAGSELCAPPPAGRRPVLVLVLGALTAMAPLSIDMYLPALPRLSADLSTGAVQAQLTLTACVVGLAVGQAVAGPLSDRLGRRRPLLAGLAAYTAASLLCVAAPSVETLIALRLVQGAAGAAGIVIARAIVRDLYDGVAAARFFSVLMLVNGSAPILAPVLGGQLLRVVPWPGVFAVLAAIGVALFLGSLLGLAETLPPGRRETGGLRATAAACRTLVRDRAFTGYGLAIGFSFAALFTYISGSPFVLQDIYGMSPQGFGIAFGVNSLGIVAAGQAGAALAGRVALTRLLAAGLAVVAAGGAVLVAAVLAGWGLGGVLPGLFLVASGQGLIGPNATALALAGRPPRMAGTASALLGVAQFALGGAAAPLAGVAGPGTAVPMAVTIAALAVLAAAVTAVAARTPEGVARP, from the coding sequence ATGACCGAGGCGGCCCCCTCCGCCGGCTCCGAGCTGTGCGCGCCCCCTCCGGCCGGCCGCAGGCCGGTGCTGGTCCTCGTGCTGGGCGCGCTGACGGCGATGGCGCCGCTGTCGATCGACATGTACCTGCCGGCGCTGCCCCGGTTGTCGGCGGACCTGTCCACGGGCGCCGTGCAGGCGCAGCTCACGCTGACCGCGTGCGTCGTCGGCCTCGCCGTCGGGCAGGCGGTCGCCGGGCCGCTGAGCGACAGGCTCGGCCGCCGCCGCCCGCTGCTGGCCGGTCTCGCCGCCTACACCGCGGCGTCGCTGCTGTGCGTCGCGGCGCCGAGCGTGGAGACCCTCATCGCGCTGCGGCTGGTGCAGGGCGCCGCGGGGGCGGCCGGGATCGTGATCGCGCGGGCGATCGTCCGGGACCTGTACGACGGCGTCGCCGCGGCCCGGTTCTTCTCGGTGCTGATGCTGGTGAACGGGTCGGCGCCGATCCTGGCGCCCGTCCTCGGCGGCCAGTTGCTGCGGGTCGTGCCGTGGCCGGGCGTGTTCGCCGTCCTCGCGGCGATCGGCGTGGCGCTGTTCCTCGGGTCGCTGCTCGGGCTGGCGGAGACGCTGCCGCCCGGACGGCGCGAGACGGGCGGGCTGCGGGCGACGGCCGCCGCATGCCGGACGCTCGTCCGGGACCGCGCCTTCACCGGATACGGACTGGCGATCGGCTTCTCGTTCGCGGCGCTGTTCACCTACATCTCGGGATCGCCGTTCGTGCTGCAGGACATCTACGGGATGTCGCCGCAGGGGTTCGGCATCGCCTTCGGCGTCAACTCCCTCGGCATCGTGGCGGCGGGGCAGGCGGGCGCGGCGCTCGCCGGGCGGGTCGCGCTGACCCGGCTGCTGGCCGCCGGGCTCGCCGTCGTCGCCGCGGGCGGGGCGGTCCTGGTGGCCGCGGTCCTGGCCGGGTGGGGGCTCGGCGGGGTGCTGCCGGGCCTGTTCCTGGTCGCGTCGGGGCAGGGGCTGATCGGCCCGAACGCCACCGCCCTGGCGCTGGCGGGACGCCCGCCGCGGATGGCCGGGACGGCGTCGGCGCTGCTCGGGGTGGCCCAGTTCGCGCTGGGCGGCGCCGCCGCCCCGCTGGCCGGCGTCGCGGGGCCGGGCACCGCCGTCCCGATGGCCGTGACCATCGCCGCACTGGCGGTCCTCGCCGCGGCCGTCACCGCGGTCGCCGCCCGGACCCCGGAGGGCGTGGCGCGGCCCTGA
- a CDS encoding TetR/AcrR family transcriptional regulator produces the protein MTQAESMPGPVPESTAPVRQSEVERRILDAALRLFAERGFDGTPVQSVVEAAEVTKGALYHYFDSKDDLLYEIYHSLIARQLADLGAVLARGLPPREAVHAVLTGLIRSTAEHIDEAKVFAREMHRLDHARMRSVRADRRRYHVTFRGLIEQGQRDGVFGTGTPAETITIVALGMVNQMPSWYRANGPKPAARLADEVAGFILDALDRPTA, from the coding sequence GTGACGCAGGCCGAGTCGATGCCCGGCCCGGTGCCGGAGTCCACGGCGCCCGTCCGGCAGAGCGAGGTCGAGCGGCGGATCCTGGACGCGGCGCTGCGGCTGTTCGCCGAGCGCGGCTTCGACGGGACGCCCGTGCAGAGCGTCGTGGAGGCCGCCGAGGTCACCAAGGGCGCGCTGTACCACTACTTCGACTCCAAGGACGACCTGCTCTACGAGATCTACCATTCGCTGATCGCCCGCCAGCTCGCCGACCTCGGCGCCGTGCTGGCGCGGGGGCTGCCGCCGCGCGAGGCCGTCCACGCGGTGCTGACCGGCCTGATCCGCAGCACCGCCGAGCACATCGACGAGGCGAAGGTGTTCGCACGCGAGATGCACCGGCTGGACCACGCCCGGATGCGCTCGGTCCGCGCCGACCGCCGCCGCTACCACGTGACGTTCCGGGGCCTCATCGAGCAGGGCCAGCGGGACGGCGTGTTCGGCACCGGGACCCCCGCCGAGACGATCACGATCGTCGCGCTCGGCATGGTCAACCAGATGCCGTCCTGGTACCGCGCGAACGGCCCCAAGCCCGCCGCCCGGCTCGCCGACGAGGTCGCCGGGTTCATCCTCGACGCCCTGGACCGGCCCACGGCCTGA
- a CDS encoding phosphotriesterase family protein, whose amino-acid sequence MPAVETVRGPVDATALGRTLMHEHVFVLGTENVQNYGAGDWWDEEEKVADAVGKLRELAGLGVTTIADPTVWGLGRYLPRIQRVNEQVPELNIIVATGIYTYNDVPFQFHHRGPGTLVDEGPDPMIADFTRDLTEGVAGTGVRAAFLKCAVDAPGLTPGVERVLRAVAATHRETGAPVTVHTESSIHAGRTVVDLLGKEGVDLAKVVVGHAGDSNDLDYLMELADTGAILGMDRFGLDIINPTAERVATVAALCERGYADRMVLSHDASCFIDWFGPDPATVPAMQPNWHYRHISEDVLPALRAAGVSDARIDQMLVENPRRYFTR is encoded by the coding sequence ATGCCCGCAGTTGAGACCGTCCGCGGCCCCGTCGACGCCACCGCCCTCGGGCGCACGCTGATGCACGAGCACGTCTTCGTGCTCGGCACCGAGAACGTCCAGAACTACGGCGCGGGCGACTGGTGGGACGAGGAGGAGAAGGTCGCCGATGCGGTCGGCAAGCTGCGCGAGCTGGCCGGGCTCGGCGTCACCACCATCGCCGACCCCACGGTGTGGGGGCTCGGCCGCTACCTCCCGCGGATCCAGCGGGTCAACGAGCAGGTGCCGGAGCTCAACATCATCGTGGCGACGGGCATCTACACCTACAACGACGTGCCGTTCCAGTTCCACCACCGGGGTCCCGGCACGCTGGTGGACGAGGGCCCCGACCCCATGATCGCCGACTTCACCCGGGACCTGACCGAGGGCGTCGCCGGGACGGGGGTCAGGGCCGCCTTCCTCAAGTGCGCCGTGGACGCCCCGGGCCTCACCCCCGGCGTCGAGCGGGTGCTGCGGGCCGTCGCCGCGACGCACCGGGAGACGGGCGCGCCGGTCACCGTGCACACCGAGAGCTCGATCCACGCGGGCCGGACGGTCGTGGACCTGCTCGGCAAGGAGGGCGTGGACCTCGCCAAGGTCGTCGTGGGGCACGCGGGCGACAGCAACGACCTGGACTACCTGATGGAACTGGCCGACACCGGCGCGATCCTCGGCATGGACCGCTTCGGCCTCGACATCATCAACCCGACCGCGGAGCGGGTCGCCACCGTGGCGGCCCTGTGCGAGCGGGGCTACGCCGACCGGATGGTCCTCAGCCACGACGCGTCCTGCTTCATCGACTGGTTCGGCCCCGACCCCGCGACGGTGCCCGCGATGCAGCCGAACTGGCACTACCGGCACATCAGCGAGGACGTCCTGCCCGCCCTGCGCGCCGCCGGCGTCTCCGACGCGCGGATCGACCAGATGCTCGTGGAGAACCCCCGCCGCTACTTCACCCGCTGA